Proteins from a single region of Balneola sp. MJW-20:
- the rpsL gene encoding 30S ribosomal protein S12 translates to MPTIQQLIRKGRKSKVSKTTAPALQNCPQKRGVCTRVYTTTPKKPNSALRKVARVRLTNGIEVSAYIPGEGHNLQEHSIVLIRGGRVKDLPGVRYHIIRGTLDTAGVEGRKQSRSLYGAKKPKG, encoded by the coding sequence GTGCCAACTATACAACAACTCATACGAAAAGGTAGAAAAAGTAAGGTAAGTAAGACAACTGCTCCTGCGCTGCAGAATTGCCCGCAGAAGAGAGGTGTTTGTACTCGTGTTTATACGACCACACCAAAGAAACCTAACTCAGCATTGAGAAAGGTGGCTCGTGTGCGACTTACCAACGGAATTGAAGTCTCGGCATACATTCCGGGTGAAGGTCACAACCTCCAGGAGCACTCAATTGTGCTGATCCGTGGCGGACGTGTAAAGGATTTGCCGGGTGTAAGATACCATATAATACGTGGTACTCTGGATACTGCCGGTGTTGAAGGCAGAAAGCAGAGCCGTAGTTTATATGGCGCCAAAAAGCCAAAAGGGTAA
- the recG gene encoding ATP-dependent DNA helicase RecG, whose product MKLIHLKGLSEKRLAALSSEGIRSAGDLLHFFPRRYLDRSNTMKMGHLMGSGEEVTVAGKIIDIEMAGYGNKKRLEIHIEDDTGTVKGVWFRGASYFRKAFKEGETVAFFGQAKRYGRSISMAHPEVDKISSEGDLSSFSRIVPIYPGSKEFSKARINSNMIQNWIREILRRKQIPEFLPDNLLSKHGFKERQEAYELIHFPDNHNDHKNALQRFKFEELFLFELSMEKIHHTVKERASGKIFSTLSGYTKKYFNEQLPFELTDGQKIALADIKKDVQSGSQMNRLIQGDVGAGKTVVSIGAMLMALDNGYQAALLAPTEILAEQHYRTLEDQLKGMNINVRLLVGSQKPALRQDILTALEGGLCNIVVGTHAIIQEDVRFHDLGLAVIDEQHRFGVQQRYDLLNKGDHPHMLVMSATPIPRSLAMTVYADLDVSVIRDMPAGRKAIRTAIRSHKKKEDVFNFVEQEIRDGGQAYVVYPLVEESEKMDLKDATAGFEKIRKRFPDFGVGLLHGRMKSEEKDAVMQQFINNEIQILVSTTVIEVGVDVPNASVMIIEHAERFGLSQLHQLRGRIGRGERQSYCILMPDVKVSKAGAFRLKTMEETNDGFRIAEADLKLRGPGDFLGTKQSGLPDFRVADIVEDQFILARAKEEARELLAEDPTLSSENHLALRKVFEPYFAKKAEFYGMG is encoded by the coding sequence TTGAAACTAATACACCTTAAAGGACTTAGCGAAAAAAGACTGGCTGCTTTAAGCTCTGAAGGCATCCGGTCTGCAGGGGATCTGCTTCACTTTTTTCCCCGTCGTTATCTCGACCGCTCCAACACCATGAAGATGGGACACCTCATGGGTAGCGGAGAAGAAGTAACGGTAGCCGGAAAGATCATCGATATTGAAATGGCTGGTTACGGAAACAAAAAGCGTCTCGAAATACATATTGAGGACGACACGGGAACCGTAAAAGGGGTTTGGTTCAGAGGAGCTTCATATTTCCGCAAGGCTTTCAAAGAAGGAGAGACCGTGGCCTTCTTTGGTCAGGCCAAAAGATATGGCCGTTCTATCTCTATGGCTCATCCTGAAGTAGACAAGATCTCATCCGAAGGAGATCTTAGCTCCTTTTCCAGGATCGTGCCTATCTACCCCGGATCAAAAGAATTCAGCAAGGCAAGGATCAACAGTAATATGATACAAAACTGGATCCGGGAAATACTCCGCAGAAAACAGATCCCTGAGTTTTTACCAGACAACCTTCTCAGCAAACACGGTTTTAAAGAAAGACAGGAAGCATACGAGCTTATCCATTTCCCGGACAATCATAATGACCATAAGAATGCACTGCAGCGATTTAAGTTTGAAGAATTGTTTCTGTTTGAACTCAGTATGGAAAAGATCCATCACACCGTAAAAGAAAGAGCGAGCGGAAAAATATTCAGCACGCTCAGCGGATACACTAAAAAATATTTCAATGAGCAGCTGCCCTTCGAACTGACGGATGGGCAGAAGATCGCCCTTGCTGATATAAAGAAAGACGTACAATCCGGTTCGCAGATGAACCGTCTGATACAAGGCGATGTGGGCGCCGGAAAAACTGTAGTATCGATCGGCGCAATGCTGATGGCCCTGGATAACGGATATCAGGCTGCCCTGCTGGCTCCAACTGAAATACTGGCTGAACAACATTATCGTACACTGGAAGATCAGCTGAAAGGCATGAATATAAATGTTCGCTTACTGGTCGGATCACAAAAACCGGCTCTGAGACAAGACATTCTTACCGCACTCGAAGGCGGGCTCTGCAATATTGTAGTCGGAACGCATGCTATTATTCAGGAAGATGTACGCTTTCATGACCTCGGCCTTGCAGTAATTGACGAACAGCACCGATTCGGAGTGCAGCAAAGATATGACCTGCTGAATAAGGGGGATCATCCGCATATGCTCGTGATGAGTGCGACTCCGATCCCAAGGTCTCTGGCGATGACGGTGTATGCCGACCTGGATGTATCGGTCATCCGTGATATGCCGGCCGGCCGAAAAGCGATCCGGACTGCCATACGATCCCACAAAAAGAAAGAGGACGTATTCAATTTTGTTGAACAGGAGATCAGGGACGGCGGGCAGGCATATGTAGTGTATCCTCTGGTTGAGGAATCCGAAAAGATGGACCTTAAGGATGCCACAGCCGGTTTTGAGAAGATCCGAAAACGGTTTCCCGATTTTGGAGTGGGTTTGCTTCACGGAAGGATGAAATCTGAAGAGAAAGATGCGGTCATGCAGCAATTCATTAATAATGAGATACAGATCCTGGTTTCTACTACTGTGATAGAAGTAGGTGTAGATGTGCCCAACGCATCGGTCATGATCATAGAACATGCAGAGCGATTCGGTTTATCTCAGCTGCATCAGCTCCGGGGCAGAATCGGCCGGGGAGAACGGCAAAGTTATTGCATCCTGATGCCGGATGTAAAGGTCAGCAAGGCCGGAGCTTTCCGGCTTAAGACCATGGAAGAAACCAATGACGGGTTTAGAATTGCGGAAGCCGATCTCAAACTCAGAGGCCCGGGCGACTTTCTTGGAACCAAACAAAGCGGCCTGCCCGATTTCAGGGTAGCCGATATTGTTGAGGATCAATTCATTCTGGCCCGGGCTAAAGAGGAAGCCCGGGAGCTACTGGCTGAAGATCCCACCCTTTCCTCTGAGAACCATCTGGCTCTCCGAAAAGTGTTTGAACCCTACTTTGCAAAGAAGGCAGAATTCTACGGGATGGGGTAA
- the rpsG gene encoding 30S ribosomal protein S7, with translation MRRRKAEKRDVQPDPIFEDKMITRFVNNLMRDGKKNVARKIVYQAFEMIEEKTGETGIDVFRAALQNSTPVVEVKSRRVGGATYQVPVEVRQERGTALGMRWLIKAARGRNDKSMSVRLSRELIDASNNEGGAVRKKDETHRMADANKAFAHFRF, from the coding sequence ATGCGTAGAAGAAAGGCTGAAAAAAGAGACGTTCAACCAGATCCTATTTTTGAGGATAAAATGATCACCCGCTTCGTGAACAACCTGATGCGGGATGGAAAAAAGAATGTCGCTCGCAAAATTGTTTATCAAGCGTTTGAAATGATTGAAGAGAAAACAGGTGAAACCGGAATCGATGTATTTCGTGCCGCTCTTCAGAATTCAACTCCTGTAGTTGAAGTAAAATCCAGACGAGTAGGTGGTGCAACCTACCAGGTGCCAGTTGAAGTGCGCCAGGAAAGAGGTACCGCTCTTGGTATGAGATGGCTGATTAAAGCAGCAAGAGGAAGAAACGATAAGTCCATGTCAGTGAGACTATCAAGAGAATTAATCGATGCATCTAATAATGAGGGAGGAGCTGTTCGTAAAAAGGATGAGACTCACCGAATGGCAGATGCTAACAAAGCTTTCGCTCACTTTAGATTCTAA